Proteins co-encoded in one Candidatus Moraniibacteriota bacterium genomic window:
- a CDS encoding flavodoxin, which yields MKILIIYYSRTGTTKKIALAVAKRIGAEVEEIKDTINRDGIKGYLISGRDAMQKKLTILKQSLKNPAEFDLVIIGTPIWAWSISAPVRTYITEKKNSFKKIAIFCTMGGSGDVKVFSEIAEIIGLKPIATLALLTKDVARDKFIEKLEKFIAKI from the coding sequence ATGAAAATATTAATTATTTATTATTCTCGAACAGGAACAACAAAAAAGATAGCTTTGGCGGTAGCTAAAAGAATAGGCGCAGAGGTTGAAGAAATAAAAGATACAATAAATAGGGATGGAATTAAAGGGTATCTTATTTCTGGACGTGATGCTATGCAAAAAAAGCTTACTATTTTAAAGCAATCTTTAAAAAATCCGGCCGAATTTGATCTTGTTATCATAGGAACACCAATTTGGGCCTGGAGTATTTCGGCTCCAGTGAGAACCTATATAACAGAGAAAAAAAATAGTTTTAAAAAAATAGCTATATTTTGTACGATGGGAGGATCGGGAGATGTTAAGGTTTTTTCAGAGATTGCAGAAATTATTGGCTTAAAACCAATTGCTACCTTAGCATTATTAACTAAAGATGTTGCGAGGGACAAATTTATTGAAAAATTAGAAAAATTTATTGCTAAAATTTAA
- the ybeY gene encoding rRNA maturation RNase YbeY: MKTNIEVNNITSNFVQISFIKSVVKKTFSSLNYGFLKNKNIIISIAIVTPKEIRKLNKKYRKRDEVTDILSFSEYKNIEKIKRTIKEKSDAELFLGELILCYDYIRKYVRMNNLNLNMELSDVLSHGILHILGFRHGIKMFTIQNKIKDNFK; encoded by the coding sequence ATGAAAACCAATATAGAGGTGAATAATATTACGAGCAATTTTGTTCAGATAAGTTTTATAAAATCTGTAGTGAAAAAAACTTTTAGTAGCTTGAATTATGGTTTCCTAAAAAACAAAAATATTATAATAAGTATAGCCATAGTTACGCCTAAAGAAATAAGAAAATTAAATAAGAAGTATAGGAAACGGGATGAAGTGACTGATATTTTGTCTTTTTCTGAATATAAAAACATAGAAAAAATAAAAAGAACCATAAAGGAAAAATCAGACGCAGAGCTATTTTTAGGTGAATTAATTTTGTGCTATGATTATATAAGGAAATATGTTCGTATGAATAATCTAAATTTAAATATGGAATTATCCGATGTTTTATCGCATGGGATATTGCATATTTTAGGCTTTAGACATGGAATAAAAATGTTTACTATACAAAATAAAATTAAAGATAATTTTAAATAA
- a CDS encoding diacylglycerol kinase: protein MEEWNRFKKSMKHALDGLFYAAKKEKNFRIEIMVAVFVMILMFALNLKSWEIIVLILMIMWVLVLELVNTVFERVVDILKPRIHPYARLIKDLMAAVVLISSIVSVVIGVIIFYPYFSNLFFS from the coding sequence ATGGAAGAGTGGAATAGGTTCAAAAAAAGCATGAAGCATGCCTTAGATGGATTATTTTACGCTGCTAAAAAAGAAAAAAATTTCCGTATAGAAATTATGGTAGCAGTTTTTGTAATGATCCTCATGTTTGCTCTCAATTTAAAGAGCTGGGAAATTATAGTGCTAATTTTAATGATTATGTGGGTTCTTGTTTTGGAATTAGTAAATACGGTTTTTGAGCGCGTAGTCGACATCTTAAAACCAAGAATCCATCCGTATGCGCGTCTTATAAAAGATCTCATGGCAGCGGTGGTGCTTATATCTTCCATAGTTTCAGTAGTCATTGGTGTAATAATTTTTTATCCTTATTTTAGCAATTTATTTTTTTCATAA